The sequence GGAGAAGGGCCCCCTGCAGGCCATCGTCCGCTCGCTGAGGCCCATGCGCCTGAAGTCCCTCGAGGACCTGGACCTCAACACGAAGGGCCGCCTCATCACCACGATGCTGCGCGTGCAGCGCCAGCCGAAGCCGCCCGCCCCCGAGGCGTCGGCCGCTCCGGCCGAGGGCGCCGCGCCCGCCGAGGCTCCGGCCGAGGCCGCTGCGCCCGCCGAGGCTCCGGCCGAGGGGGCTGCCCCCGCCGAGGGCGCGGCTCCTGCTGAGGGCGCGGCTCCGGCCGAGGCCGCTGCTCCGGCGGCGCCCGCGGTGGACCCGGCGAAGGAGAAGTTCGACGCCTGGACGGACGTGATGTTCCTGGTGGGCCAGGTCTGGCGCGCGGCGGGTGATGCCGACCGCGCCGAGGCAGCCTTTACCGCCAGCGGCCGTCAGCCGGGCGCGGAGGCCGAGGAGCCCGCGCCGGCGCCCAGGTCCGAGGAGCGCCGGGAGCGCGGCCCCCGTCCCGAGCGGGGCGAGCGTCGTGAGCGCGGCGAGCGCGGTGCCCGTGGCGAGCGCCCCGAGCGGGGTGAGCGTCCCGAGCGCGGCCCACGTCCGGAGCGTCCGCCCCGTGGCGAGCGTCCCGAGCGCGGCCCCCGTCCCGAGCGGGGCGAGCGTCCCCTGCCCGAGCTGACGGGCGACTGGACGGAGCAGGTGAAGCAGTTGGAGGCCATGGGTCGCACGCGCGACGCGGGCCGCCTGCACGAGCGCAACAACTCGTTCGCCGAGGCCGCGCGCCTGTTCGAGGCGGGCGGGGACCTCAAGAGCGCCCTGCGCAACGCCCTGGCTGGCGGCAACAACGACATGGCCCGCCGGCTGGTGGGCACGCTGCCTCCGGACCAGCTCGCTCCCACGCTGGAGAAGGCCGGCGCCTACGAGCTCCTCATGGAGCACTACGTGGGCAAGGGCGACTTCGAGAACGTGGCCCGGCTGTACGAGCGCGCCCGCCAGTTCGACCAGGCGGCCCTCGCCTACGAGCGCGCCGGCAAGCTCACCCTGGCGCGCAAGTCGTACGAGCGCTCCCGGGACATGGCCAGCGCCAACCGCATCCGCGGGCTCGAGGTGAAGAGCCTGGTGGAGCGCGGTGACAGGCTCGGCGCCGCCACGCTGCTGGCCGCGGTGGGCCAGCGCCGCGAGGCGGTGGAGGTGCTCAGCCCGCTGCCTCCGCCCAAGGCCTTCCACTTCATGCAGCGCCTGAAGCTGGACGACGAGGCGAAGGAGCTGGCCCAGAAGGAGCTGGCCCGCGCCGAGGCGGAGCAGAAGCCGGCGGGCCGCGCCCGGTGGCTGGAGCTGCTCGGCGACGTCGCCGCCGCGGCCGAGGCCTGGGAGGGCGCCGGCCGCAAGGACAAGGCGCTGCCGCTGCACGAGAAGCTCGGCAACCTCCCGCGCGCCGCCCAGCTCGCGGAGGAGCTCCAGCAGCGCGACAAGGCGATTGCGCTGTACACCCAGCTGAACGACACCGCCGGTGTGGAGCGGGCCAAGGCCCTTCCGGAAGCCCCGGCGGTGGCTCCTGCTCCCGCGTCCGACGCGGAAGGTGGAGAGGGTGGCGAGGGCGGTGGCGAGACGCCTCCGTCCGCTCCCTCGGTCGGGTAGCAAGAAAGCCAATAAATCCCGCCGCTTGGCGGGTTTTGCATGATTGCTCGGGGGCGCTGGCGACCGGTAGAGTTCCGGTCTCTGGCGCCCCCGCTGCATTCCAATTCCATTCCCAAGGCCCGCCTGCCCCATGCAACAGCCCACGCCTCCGCGTCCAACGCTGCGTGTGTCCGATGACCGGACCTTCATCGAAGCCGAAGCCTCCCTGGAGAAGGCCGGCCGTGTGGAAGAGCTGATCCGCCTCTACGAGGGGCGTGTCCGGGACGTCCCCGCCGACGAGGCAGTGCGCCTGCTGTGCCGCGCGGCCGAGCTGGCCCACGAGCGGCAGCGCAATGCGCCTCGCGCCGAGGAGCTGTTCAAGCGCGCGTTGCTCGTCGCGAAGGACCCGCTGCCCGCGCTGCGTGGGCTGAAGCGCCTGCACGAGACGCGGCAGGACGCGGCGTCGCTGGCGGACGTGCTGGAGCGGCTGGGCGCCGCCACGCAGGGCGAGGAGGGGGCGGGCCACTACCTCAAGGCGGCGGACCTCTACGAGCAGAAGCTCTTCCGGCGCGACAGGGCGGTGCTGTGCCTGCAGCGCGCTGCGCGAGCGAAGCCGGACCGCGCCATCTTCCGGCGCGTGCGCCAGCTGCTCCTCTCCGAGCAGCTCTTCCAGCCGGCCTTCGAGGCGCTGGTGCGCGAGTGCGAGGCGCTGGGCGACGCGGGCATGGCCGAGGAGTACGCGGCGCTCGCGGAGCGGCTGGTGGACGACCCCACCGAGCACGCGCTGGCGCAGAAGGTGGTGGAGGCGGCGCGCGCGCTGGAGCCGCAGAACGCGCGCGTGGAGAAGGCCACTCGCGCGCTGCAGCGCTTCGAGCAGACGTGGCGCGACCGCGTGCGGATGCTGCGCAGCATGTCGCTGGAGGAGCGTGACCGGAAGAGCGCCGCGCGCCTGTCGCTGCTCGTGGCGAAGCTGTTCGCCTGGTACGACCCGGGCGCGGCCGGCAAGGTGAAGGAGGCGTTGGACAGGTGCTTCCTCCTGTGGCCCGGGATGCCGGAAGGCCTCGCGCTCATCGAGAAGCTGGCCGAGCGCGCTGGCGGCGACTTCGCTCCGGCGATTGCGCAGATTGAGGCCATGGCCGGCGAGGTGAAGGACCGCACCGCGCAGGTGGACCTCTGGCTGCGCGTGGGCACGCTGCGGCTGGGCAGGCTGAACGACGGCGACGGGGCGCTCGGCGCCTTCGAGAAGGCCGTGGCGGCGGACCCGTCGCGCGCGGACGCGGCGAGCCTCACCGCCGAGCTGCTGCTGGAGAAGGGCCGCGCGCCGGACGCGGTGGCGGTGATGGAGCGCTACCTCGGCACGGTGAAGGACAAGGCGGCGCAGGCGGCCATGCGGCTGCGGCTGGCGGAGCTGTGTCTCACGCAGCTCAAGGACCCCGCGGCGGCGCGCACGCACCTGGAGGCGGCGCTGAAGCTGGACTCCACGCAGGCGCTCGCGGCCTTCCAGCTGGCGCGGCTTCTGGCCGAGGACGAGGAGCTGGAGGCGGTGGTGCCGCTGCTCGACCTGGCGCTGCTGGCGCCGCGTCCCCGGGCGGAGCGGGTGGCCTTCTGCGAGGCGCTCGCGCTGATGTTCGAGGAGAAGGACGACGCGCGCGGCGCCTTCGAGGTGCTGGCGCGGGCGCTCGAGCTGGACCCGGGGCGGCCGCTGTTGCTCGGCTCGGTGGTGGAGCACGCGGAGAAGGCGAATGCGCAGCACGCGCTGGCCCTGGCGCTGCAGCGCGCGGCGCAGGCGGCTCCGGTGCCGGAAGTCTCGGCGCAGCTCTGGCGCCAGTTGGCGCAGCTCCTCCAGGGCCCGCTGGCGGACCCGGCGCGCGCGGAGGCCGCGTGGCGCGAGGTGCTGGCGCGCCAGCCCGGTGACGCGGCGGCGGCGGAAGCGGTGAAGTCGTTGCAGGCGGCCGCGGCGCTCGCGGACGACCCGAAGGCCCGCCTGGAGGCGGAGGTGTCCCGCCGCGAGGCGGCCGGCGCCGCGCCCGAGGAGCTGGAGCCGCTGGTGCGCCAGTTGACGCAGCTCGCGCCGGAGGACGCGTCGGCGGCGCAGCGGCTCCAGGCGCTGTGCGTGGCGCTGTCCAAGTTCGACGAGGCGGCGGCGCTGGCCGGCCGGCTGGCGGGGCTCGCGGAGACGCAGCTCGAGCGCAACGAGTGGACGGCCCGGCAGGCCAAGCTGTACGCGGAGCGGCTGGGCCGGCAGGAGGACGCGGCGGACCTGTTCCTCGGCCTGCTCTCGGAGAACGTCTCCACTGGCGTGGTGGTGGGCGGGCTGGAGCGGCTCGCGGCGGCGGGCGTGCGCACGGCGGAAATCGCCGAGGCGCTGGCGGCGCACTACGGCCGCCACGGCGACCACCAGCGCCAGGTGGCGGCGCTCCAGCAGCAGCTGGAGGCCACGACGGATGCGGCCGCGCGCAAGCGCCTCTTCGCGCTCCTGGCCAGCATCCACGAGAAGCAGCTCGCCGACAGTCGCGCGGCCTTCGACGTGCGCATGCGCGCGCTGCGCGAGGACCCGAAGGACGAGAGCGGTCGTACGGAGGCCTTGCGCCTGGCGCGCGACTTGTCCGCCCACGCCGAGTTGGGCCGGGTGCTGCGCACGCTGGCCTCGGAGTCGGACGACTTGCAGCTCGCGGTGTCGCTGCTCACCGAGGCGGCGACGCTGACGGAGGAGGGCGGCCTCGCGGCCGAGGCGATTGCGGCGCTGGAGGCGGCGGTGGGCCGCGCGCCGGAGT comes from Pyxidicoccus parkwaysis and encodes:
- a CDS encoding DEAD/DEAH box helicase, coding for MPQENGSGGPRPGGRGRDGGAPGQGPRREGPGGGGFGGGGFGGRGGPGGRDGGRGRGDGRGRRDRDEGPVGPGQRVIAELSTLEKALSKTDFTAEKGPLQAIVRSLRPMRLKSLEDLDLNTKGRLITTMLRVQRQPKPPAPEASAAPAEGAAPAEAPAEAAAPAEAPAEGAAPAEGAAPAEGAAPAEAAAPAAPAVDPAKEKFDAWTDVMFLVGQVWRAAGDADRAEAAFTASGRQPGAEAEEPAPAPRSEERRERGPRPERGERRERGERGARGERPERGERPERGPRPERPPRGERPERGPRPERGERPLPELTGDWTEQVKQLEAMGRTRDAGRLHERNNSFAEAARLFEAGGDLKSALRNALAGGNNDMARRLVGTLPPDQLAPTLEKAGAYELLMEHYVGKGDFENVARLYERARQFDQAALAYERAGKLTLARKSYERSRDMASANRIRGLEVKSLVERGDRLGAATLLAAVGQRREAVEVLSPLPPPKAFHFMQRLKLDDEAKELAQKELARAEAEQKPAGRARWLELLGDVAAAAEAWEGAGRKDKALPLHEKLGNLPRAAQLAEELQQRDKAIALYTQLNDTAGVERAKALPEAPAVAPAPASDAEGGEGGEGGGETPPSAPSVG